A single Cyprinus carpio isolate SPL01 chromosome A6, ASM1834038v1, whole genome shotgun sequence DNA region contains:
- the LOC109091006 gene encoding sodium/hydrogen exchanger 7-like isoform X2 produces the protein MEAATAPKPWTLYALGGNSSLFAIIMFILSQCCRIRADDGGIEELATEKEAEESHRQDSVNLLTFILLLTLTILTIWLFKHRRVRFLHETGLAMIYGLLVGVILRYGIPSTSYHNKTPPSCTLQERPVSTVLLNVSGKLFEYTLKGEINLREIHSVEQNDMLRKLTFDPEVFFNILLPPIIFHAGYSLKKRHFFRNLGSIITYAFLGTAISCFVIGNLMYGVVKMMQVLGQLTDKFYYTDCLFFGAVISATDPVTVLAIFNELHADGDLYALLFGESVMNDAVAIVLSSSIMAYQPAGANTHTFDASAFFKSVGIFLGIFSGSFAMGAVTGVVTALVTKFTKLHCFPLLETALFFLMSWSTFLLAEACGFTGVVAVLFCGITQAHYTYNNLSEESTKRTKQLFEVLHFLAENFIFSYMGLALFTFQKHVFSPIFIFGAFIAIFIGRALNIYPLSFLINLGRRHKIRGNFQHMMMFAGLRGAMAFALAIRDTATYARQMMFTTTLLIVFFTVWVCGGGTTPMLSWLHIRVGETTAAEKERLRRLWNYVRVGVDPDQDLQPCGDSFQVLQGDGSQSEGQSKTKQESAWLFRLWYTFDHNYLKPILTHSGPPLTSTLPACCGPLARCLTSPQAYENHEPLQDNDSDLILNEGDLTLTYGDTSITANGASSSSGLEGSGGSWGVNGKRSDSTSEDALERELDTREHELLSRGTRLVFPMEDHA, from the exons ATGGAGGCGGCCACAGCACCAAAGCCATGGACATTATATGCATTAGGAGGAAACAGCTCGCTGTTTGCTattataatgttcattttaagcCAGTGTTGTCGGATAAGAGCAGATGACGGCGGCATTGAGGAACTTGCCACGGAGAAAGAGGCAGAGGAAAGTCACAGGCAGGACAGCGTGAATTTACTTACATTCATTTTGCTATTGACACTCACTATCCTCACAATATGGCTCTTCAAACACAGAAGAGTGCGCTTCCTGCACGAAACAGGACTGGCTATGATATACG GTCTGTTGGTGGGTGTTATTTTGCGGTATGGCATCCCCTCCACCAGTTACCATAATAAAACTCCTCCGAGTTGCACTCTGCAGGAGCGTCCTGTCAGCACGGTGCTCCTCAACGTTAGCGGAAAGTTGTTTGAGTACACACTCAAGGGGGAGATCAACCTTAGAGAAATCCACAGTGTGGAGCAGAATGACATGTTGCGCAAG ttgaCCTTTGACCCAGAGGTGTTTTTCAACATTCTGCTACCTCCCATCATATTCCATGCCGGATACAGCCTCAAAAAG AGACACTTCTTCAGAAACTTAGGATCCATCATAACTTATGCTTTCCTGGGAACTGCCATTTCCTGTTTCGTCATTGG aaaccTGATGTATGGCGTAGTGAAAATGATGCAGGTTTTGGGTCAACTCACGGACAAGTTCTACTACACAGACTGCCTCTTCTTTGGTGCTGTAATATCTGCCACCGATCCAG tCACAGTGCTTGCGATCTTTAATGAGCTCCATGCTGATGGTGATCTCTATGCACTGCTGTTTGGAGAGAGTGTTATGAACGATGCAGTCGCCATAGTCCTTTCATC GTCAATTATGGCGTATCAGCCTGCAGGAGCCAACACGCATACATTCGATGCCTCTGCCTTCTTCAAATCGGTGGGCATCTTCTTGGGCATCTTCAGTGGCTCTTTCGCTATGGGTGCAGTCACTGGAGTAGTCACTGCCCTC GTGACAAAATTCACCAAGCTGCACTGCTTCCCTCTGCTGGAGACTGCTCTGTTCTTCCTCATGTCTTGGAGTACTTTTCTACTGGCTGAAGCTTGTGGATTCACAG GTGTTGTCGCTGTGCTGTTTTGTGGAATCACACAGGCCCATTATACCTACAACAATCTGTCGGAGGAGTCAACTAAACGCACTAAACAG TTGTTTGAGGTGCTGCACTTCCTAGCAGAGAACTTCATCTTCTCATACATGGGCCTGGCACTCTTCACCTTTCAGAAGCACGTCTTCAGCCCCATTTTCATATTTGGAGCCTTT ATAGCCATCTTTATCGGCAGGGCCTTGAACATCTACCCTCTGTCTTTCCTGATTAACCTGGGCCGAAGACACAAAATCAGAGGAAACTTTCAGCACATGATGATGTTTGCAG GGCTGCGAGGGGCAATGGCATTCGCTCTGGCTATCCGTGACACCGCTACGTACGCCCGGCAAATGATGTTCACTACGACCCTGCTCATTGTGTTCTTCACAGTTTGGGTGTGTGGAGGAGGCACCACGCCAATGCTGTCCTGGCTACATATCAG GGTTGGAGAGACCACTGCTGCGGAGAAGGAGAGGCTGCGTAGACTGTGGAATTACGTCAG agtTGGAGTGGACCCTGATCAGGATCTTCAGCCATGTGGGGACAGCTTCCAGGTCCTTCAGGGA GATGGAAGCCAGTCAGAAGGACAGAGCAAGACCAAGCAAGAGAGCGCCTGGCTCTTTAGACTCTGGTATACTTTTGATCACAA TTACTTGAAGCCTATCCTGACCCATAGCGGGCCCCCTTTGACCTCCACTCTGCCGGCCTGCTGCGGTCCGCTAGCTCGATGTCTGACCAGCCCCCAGGCCTATGAG AACCACGAGCCGCTGCAAGACAATGACTCAGACCTCATCCTGAACGAAGGAGACCTGACGCTGACCTATGGCGACACGTCCATCACAGCCAACGGGGCCTCGTCCTCCTCCGGCCTCGAAGGATCGGGCGGAAGCTGGGGTGTGAACGGCAAACGCAGCGACAGCACATCGGAGGATGCTCTGGAGCGAGAACTGGACACGCGTGAACATGAGCTCTTGAGCCGCGGCACACGTCTTGTTTTCCCCATGGAGGACCACGCTTGA
- the LOC109091006 gene encoding sodium/hydrogen exchanger 7-like isoform X5 — MEAATAPKPWTLYALGGNSSLFAIIMFILSQCCRIRADDGGIEELATEKEAEESHRQDSVNLLTFILLLTLTILTIWLFKHRRVRFLHETGLAMIYGLLVGVILRYGIPSTSYHNKTPPSCTLQERPVSTVLLNVSGKLFEYTLKGEINLREIHSVEQNDMLRKLTFDPEVFFNILLPPIIFHAGYSLKKRHFFRNLGSIITYAFLGTAISCFVIGNLMYGVVKMMQVLGQLTDKFYYTDCLFFGAVISATDPVTVLAIFNELHADGDLYALLFGESVMNDAVAIVLSSSIMAYQPAGANTHTFDASAFFKSVGIFLGIFSGSFAMGAVTGVVTALVTKFTKLHCFPLLETALFFLMSWSTFLLAEACGFTGVVAVLFCGITQAHYTYNNLSEESTKRTKQLFEVLHFLAENFIFSYMGLALFTFQKHVFSPIFIFGAFIAIFIGRALNIYPLSFLINLGRRHKIRGNFQHMMMFAGLRGAMAFALAIRDTATYARQMMFTTTLLIVFFTVWVCGGGTTPMLSWLHIRVGETTAAEKERLRRLWNYVRVGVDPDQDLQPCGDSFQVLQGDGSQSEGQSKTKQESAWLFRLWYTFDHNYLKPILTHSGPPLTSTLPACCGPLARCLTSPQAYECPS, encoded by the exons ATGGAGGCGGCCACAGCACCAAAGCCATGGACATTATATGCATTAGGAGGAAACAGCTCGCTGTTTGCTattataatgttcattttaagcCAGTGTTGTCGGATAAGAGCAGATGACGGCGGCATTGAGGAACTTGCCACGGAGAAAGAGGCAGAGGAAAGTCACAGGCAGGACAGCGTGAATTTACTTACATTCATTTTGCTATTGACACTCACTATCCTCACAATATGGCTCTTCAAACACAGAAGAGTGCGCTTCCTGCACGAAACAGGACTGGCTATGATATACG GTCTGTTGGTGGGTGTTATTTTGCGGTATGGCATCCCCTCCACCAGTTACCATAATAAAACTCCTCCGAGTTGCACTCTGCAGGAGCGTCCTGTCAGCACGGTGCTCCTCAACGTTAGCGGAAAGTTGTTTGAGTACACACTCAAGGGGGAGATCAACCTTAGAGAAATCCACAGTGTGGAGCAGAATGACATGTTGCGCAAG ttgaCCTTTGACCCAGAGGTGTTTTTCAACATTCTGCTACCTCCCATCATATTCCATGCCGGATACAGCCTCAAAAAG AGACACTTCTTCAGAAACTTAGGATCCATCATAACTTATGCTTTCCTGGGAACTGCCATTTCCTGTTTCGTCATTGG aaaccTGATGTATGGCGTAGTGAAAATGATGCAGGTTTTGGGTCAACTCACGGACAAGTTCTACTACACAGACTGCCTCTTCTTTGGTGCTGTAATATCTGCCACCGATCCAG tCACAGTGCTTGCGATCTTTAATGAGCTCCATGCTGATGGTGATCTCTATGCACTGCTGTTTGGAGAGAGTGTTATGAACGATGCAGTCGCCATAGTCCTTTCATC GTCAATTATGGCGTATCAGCCTGCAGGAGCCAACACGCATACATTCGATGCCTCTGCCTTCTTCAAATCGGTGGGCATCTTCTTGGGCATCTTCAGTGGCTCTTTCGCTATGGGTGCAGTCACTGGAGTAGTCACTGCCCTC GTGACAAAATTCACCAAGCTGCACTGCTTCCCTCTGCTGGAGACTGCTCTGTTCTTCCTCATGTCTTGGAGTACTTTTCTACTGGCTGAAGCTTGTGGATTCACAG GTGTTGTCGCTGTGCTGTTTTGTGGAATCACACAGGCCCATTATACCTACAACAATCTGTCGGAGGAGTCAACTAAACGCACTAAACAG TTGTTTGAGGTGCTGCACTTCCTAGCAGAGAACTTCATCTTCTCATACATGGGCCTGGCACTCTTCACCTTTCAGAAGCACGTCTTCAGCCCCATTTTCATATTTGGAGCCTTT ATAGCCATCTTTATCGGCAGGGCCTTGAACATCTACCCTCTGTCTTTCCTGATTAACCTGGGCCGAAGACACAAAATCAGAGGAAACTTTCAGCACATGATGATGTTTGCAG GGCTGCGAGGGGCAATGGCATTCGCTCTGGCTATCCGTGACACCGCTACGTACGCCCGGCAAATGATGTTCACTACGACCCTGCTCATTGTGTTCTTCACAGTTTGGGTGTGTGGAGGAGGCACCACGCCAATGCTGTCCTGGCTACATATCAG GGTTGGAGAGACCACTGCTGCGGAGAAGGAGAGGCTGCGTAGACTGTGGAATTACGTCAG agtTGGAGTGGACCCTGATCAGGATCTTCAGCCATGTGGGGACAGCTTCCAGGTCCTTCAGGGA GATGGAAGCCAGTCAGAAGGACAGAGCAAGACCAAGCAAGAGAGCGCCTGGCTCTTTAGACTCTGGTATACTTTTGATCACAA TTACTTGAAGCCTATCCTGACCCATAGCGGGCCCCCTTTGACCTCCACTCTGCCGGCCTGCTGCGGTCCGCTAGCTCGATGTCTGACCAGCCCCCAGGCCTATGAG TGTCCCTCATGA
- the LOC109091006 gene encoding sodium/hydrogen exchanger 7-like isoform X1, translating into MEAATAPKPWTLYALGGNSSLFAIIMFILSQCCRIRADDGGIEELATEKEAEESHRQDSVNLLTFILLLTLTILTIWLFKHRRVRFLHETGLAMIYGLLVGVILRYGIPSTSYHNKTPPSCTLQERPVSTVLLNVSGKLFEYTLKGEINLREIHSVEQNDMLRKLTFDPEVFFNILLPPIIFHAGYSLKKRHFFRNLGSIITYAFLGTAISCFVIGNLMYGVVKMMQVLGQLTDKFYYTDCLFFGAVISATDPVTVLAIFNELHADGDLYALLFGESVMNDAVAIVLSSSIMAYQPAGANTHTFDASAFFKSVGIFLGIFSGSFAMGAVTGVVTALVTKFTKLHCFPLLETALFFLMSWSTFLLAEACGFTGVVAVLFCGITQAHYTYNNLSEESTKRTKQLFEVLHFLAENFIFSYMGLALFTFQKHVFSPIFIFGAFIAIFIGRALNIYPLSFLINLGRRHKIRGNFQHMMMFAGLRGAMAFALAIRDTATYARQMMFTTTLLIVFFTVWVCGGGTTPMLSWLHIRVGETTAAEKERLRRLWNYVRVGVDPDQDLQPCGDSFQVLQGDGSQSEGQSKTKQESAWLFRLWYTFDHNYLKPILTHSGPPLTSTLPACCGPLARCLTSPQAYEQNHEPLQDNDSDLILNEGDLTLTYGDTSITANGASSSSGLEGSGGSWGVNGKRSDSTSEDALERELDTREHELLSRGTRLVFPMEDHA; encoded by the exons ATGGAGGCGGCCACAGCACCAAAGCCATGGACATTATATGCATTAGGAGGAAACAGCTCGCTGTTTGCTattataatgttcattttaagcCAGTGTTGTCGGATAAGAGCAGATGACGGCGGCATTGAGGAACTTGCCACGGAGAAAGAGGCAGAGGAAAGTCACAGGCAGGACAGCGTGAATTTACTTACATTCATTTTGCTATTGACACTCACTATCCTCACAATATGGCTCTTCAAACACAGAAGAGTGCGCTTCCTGCACGAAACAGGACTGGCTATGATATACG GTCTGTTGGTGGGTGTTATTTTGCGGTATGGCATCCCCTCCACCAGTTACCATAATAAAACTCCTCCGAGTTGCACTCTGCAGGAGCGTCCTGTCAGCACGGTGCTCCTCAACGTTAGCGGAAAGTTGTTTGAGTACACACTCAAGGGGGAGATCAACCTTAGAGAAATCCACAGTGTGGAGCAGAATGACATGTTGCGCAAG ttgaCCTTTGACCCAGAGGTGTTTTTCAACATTCTGCTACCTCCCATCATATTCCATGCCGGATACAGCCTCAAAAAG AGACACTTCTTCAGAAACTTAGGATCCATCATAACTTATGCTTTCCTGGGAACTGCCATTTCCTGTTTCGTCATTGG aaaccTGATGTATGGCGTAGTGAAAATGATGCAGGTTTTGGGTCAACTCACGGACAAGTTCTACTACACAGACTGCCTCTTCTTTGGTGCTGTAATATCTGCCACCGATCCAG tCACAGTGCTTGCGATCTTTAATGAGCTCCATGCTGATGGTGATCTCTATGCACTGCTGTTTGGAGAGAGTGTTATGAACGATGCAGTCGCCATAGTCCTTTCATC GTCAATTATGGCGTATCAGCCTGCAGGAGCCAACACGCATACATTCGATGCCTCTGCCTTCTTCAAATCGGTGGGCATCTTCTTGGGCATCTTCAGTGGCTCTTTCGCTATGGGTGCAGTCACTGGAGTAGTCACTGCCCTC GTGACAAAATTCACCAAGCTGCACTGCTTCCCTCTGCTGGAGACTGCTCTGTTCTTCCTCATGTCTTGGAGTACTTTTCTACTGGCTGAAGCTTGTGGATTCACAG GTGTTGTCGCTGTGCTGTTTTGTGGAATCACACAGGCCCATTATACCTACAACAATCTGTCGGAGGAGTCAACTAAACGCACTAAACAG TTGTTTGAGGTGCTGCACTTCCTAGCAGAGAACTTCATCTTCTCATACATGGGCCTGGCACTCTTCACCTTTCAGAAGCACGTCTTCAGCCCCATTTTCATATTTGGAGCCTTT ATAGCCATCTTTATCGGCAGGGCCTTGAACATCTACCCTCTGTCTTTCCTGATTAACCTGGGCCGAAGACACAAAATCAGAGGAAACTTTCAGCACATGATGATGTTTGCAG GGCTGCGAGGGGCAATGGCATTCGCTCTGGCTATCCGTGACACCGCTACGTACGCCCGGCAAATGATGTTCACTACGACCCTGCTCATTGTGTTCTTCACAGTTTGGGTGTGTGGAGGAGGCACCACGCCAATGCTGTCCTGGCTACATATCAG GGTTGGAGAGACCACTGCTGCGGAGAAGGAGAGGCTGCGTAGACTGTGGAATTACGTCAG agtTGGAGTGGACCCTGATCAGGATCTTCAGCCATGTGGGGACAGCTTCCAGGTCCTTCAGGGA GATGGAAGCCAGTCAGAAGGACAGAGCAAGACCAAGCAAGAGAGCGCCTGGCTCTTTAGACTCTGGTATACTTTTGATCACAA TTACTTGAAGCCTATCCTGACCCATAGCGGGCCCCCTTTGACCTCCACTCTGCCGGCCTGCTGCGGTCCGCTAGCTCGATGTCTGACCAGCCCCCAGGCCTATGAG CAGAACCACGAGCCGCTGCAAGACAATGACTCAGACCTCATCCTGAACGAAGGAGACCTGACGCTGACCTATGGCGACACGTCCATCACAGCCAACGGGGCCTCGTCCTCCTCCGGCCTCGAAGGATCGGGCGGAAGCTGGGGTGTGAACGGCAAACGCAGCGACAGCACATCGGAGGATGCTCTGGAGCGAGAACTGGACACGCGTGAACATGAGCTCTTGAGCCGCGGCACACGTCTTGTTTTCCCCATGGAGGACCACGCTTGA
- the LOC109091006 gene encoding sodium/hydrogen exchanger 7-like isoform X3 gives MEAATAPKPWTLYALGGNSSLFAIIMFILSQCCRIRADDGGIEELATEKEAEESHRQDSVNLLTFILLLTLTILTIWLFKHRRVRFLHETGLAMIYGLLVGVILRYGIPSTSYHNKTPPSCTLQERPVSTVLLNVSGKLFEYTLKGEINLREIHSVEQNDMLRKLTFDPEVFFNILLPPIIFHAGYSLKKRHFFRNLGSIITYAFLGTAISCFVIGNLMYGVVKMMQVLGQLTDKFYYTDCLFFGAVISATDPVTVLAIFNELHADGDLYALLFGESVMNDAVAIVLSSSIMAYQPAGANTHTFDASAFFKSVGIFLGIFSGSFAMGAVTGVVTALVTKFTKLHCFPLLETALFFLMSWSTFLLAEACGFTGVVAVLFCGITQAHYTYNNLSEESTKRTKQLFEVLHFLAENFIFSYMGLALFTFQKHVFSPIFIFGAFIAIFIGRALNIYPLSFLINLGRRHKIRGNFQHMMMFAGLRGAMAFALAIRDTATYARQMMFTTTLLIVFFTVWVCGGGTTPMLSWLHIRVGVDPDQDLQPCGDSFQVLQGDGSQSEGQSKTKQESAWLFRLWYTFDHNYLKPILTHSGPPLTSTLPACCGPLARCLTSPQAYEQNHEPLQDNDSDLILNEGDLTLTYGDTSITANGASSSSGLEGSGGSWGVNGKRSDSTSEDALERELDTREHELLSRGTRLVFPMEDHA, from the exons ATGGAGGCGGCCACAGCACCAAAGCCATGGACATTATATGCATTAGGAGGAAACAGCTCGCTGTTTGCTattataatgttcattttaagcCAGTGTTGTCGGATAAGAGCAGATGACGGCGGCATTGAGGAACTTGCCACGGAGAAAGAGGCAGAGGAAAGTCACAGGCAGGACAGCGTGAATTTACTTACATTCATTTTGCTATTGACACTCACTATCCTCACAATATGGCTCTTCAAACACAGAAGAGTGCGCTTCCTGCACGAAACAGGACTGGCTATGATATACG GTCTGTTGGTGGGTGTTATTTTGCGGTATGGCATCCCCTCCACCAGTTACCATAATAAAACTCCTCCGAGTTGCACTCTGCAGGAGCGTCCTGTCAGCACGGTGCTCCTCAACGTTAGCGGAAAGTTGTTTGAGTACACACTCAAGGGGGAGATCAACCTTAGAGAAATCCACAGTGTGGAGCAGAATGACATGTTGCGCAAG ttgaCCTTTGACCCAGAGGTGTTTTTCAACATTCTGCTACCTCCCATCATATTCCATGCCGGATACAGCCTCAAAAAG AGACACTTCTTCAGAAACTTAGGATCCATCATAACTTATGCTTTCCTGGGAACTGCCATTTCCTGTTTCGTCATTGG aaaccTGATGTATGGCGTAGTGAAAATGATGCAGGTTTTGGGTCAACTCACGGACAAGTTCTACTACACAGACTGCCTCTTCTTTGGTGCTGTAATATCTGCCACCGATCCAG tCACAGTGCTTGCGATCTTTAATGAGCTCCATGCTGATGGTGATCTCTATGCACTGCTGTTTGGAGAGAGTGTTATGAACGATGCAGTCGCCATAGTCCTTTCATC GTCAATTATGGCGTATCAGCCTGCAGGAGCCAACACGCATACATTCGATGCCTCTGCCTTCTTCAAATCGGTGGGCATCTTCTTGGGCATCTTCAGTGGCTCTTTCGCTATGGGTGCAGTCACTGGAGTAGTCACTGCCCTC GTGACAAAATTCACCAAGCTGCACTGCTTCCCTCTGCTGGAGACTGCTCTGTTCTTCCTCATGTCTTGGAGTACTTTTCTACTGGCTGAAGCTTGTGGATTCACAG GTGTTGTCGCTGTGCTGTTTTGTGGAATCACACAGGCCCATTATACCTACAACAATCTGTCGGAGGAGTCAACTAAACGCACTAAACAG TTGTTTGAGGTGCTGCACTTCCTAGCAGAGAACTTCATCTTCTCATACATGGGCCTGGCACTCTTCACCTTTCAGAAGCACGTCTTCAGCCCCATTTTCATATTTGGAGCCTTT ATAGCCATCTTTATCGGCAGGGCCTTGAACATCTACCCTCTGTCTTTCCTGATTAACCTGGGCCGAAGACACAAAATCAGAGGAAACTTTCAGCACATGATGATGTTTGCAG GGCTGCGAGGGGCAATGGCATTCGCTCTGGCTATCCGTGACACCGCTACGTACGCCCGGCAAATGATGTTCACTACGACCCTGCTCATTGTGTTCTTCACAGTTTGGGTGTGTGGAGGAGGCACCACGCCAATGCTGTCCTGGCTACATATCAG agtTGGAGTGGACCCTGATCAGGATCTTCAGCCATGTGGGGACAGCTTCCAGGTCCTTCAGGGA GATGGAAGCCAGTCAGAAGGACAGAGCAAGACCAAGCAAGAGAGCGCCTGGCTCTTTAGACTCTGGTATACTTTTGATCACAA TTACTTGAAGCCTATCCTGACCCATAGCGGGCCCCCTTTGACCTCCACTCTGCCGGCCTGCTGCGGTCCGCTAGCTCGATGTCTGACCAGCCCCCAGGCCTATGAG CAGAACCACGAGCCGCTGCAAGACAATGACTCAGACCTCATCCTGAACGAAGGAGACCTGACGCTGACCTATGGCGACACGTCCATCACAGCCAACGGGGCCTCGTCCTCCTCCGGCCTCGAAGGATCGGGCGGAAGCTGGGGTGTGAACGGCAAACGCAGCGACAGCACATCGGAGGATGCTCTGGAGCGAGAACTGGACACGCGTGAACATGAGCTCTTGAGCCGCGGCACACGTCTTGTTTTCCCCATGGAGGACCACGCTTGA
- the LOC109091006 gene encoding sodium/hydrogen exchanger 7-like isoform X4: MEAATAPKPWTLYALGGNSSLFAIIMFILSQCCRIRADDGGIEELATEKEAEESHRQDSVNLLTFILLLTLTILTIWLFKHRRVRFLHETGLAMIYGLLVGVILRYGIPSTSYHNKTPPSCTLQERPVSTVLLNVSGKLFEYTLKGEINLREIHSVEQNDMLRKLTFDPEVFFNILLPPIIFHAGYSLKKRHFFRNLGSIITYAFLGTAISCFVIGNLMYGVVKMMQVLGQLTDKFYYTDCLFFGAVISATDPVTVLAIFNELHADGDLYALLFGESVMNDAVAIVLSSSIMAYQPAGANTHTFDASAFFKSVGIFLGIFSGSFAMGAVTGVVTALVTKFTKLHCFPLLETALFFLMSWSTFLLAEACGFTGVVAVLFCGITQAHYTYNNLSEESTKRTKQLFEVLHFLAENFIFSYMGLALFTFQKHVFSPIFIFGAFIAIFIGRALNIYPLSFLINLGRRHKIRGNFQHMMMFAGLRGAMAFALAIRDTATYARQMMFTTTLLIVFFTVWVCGGGTTPMLSWLHIRVGVDPDQDLQPCGDSFQVLQGDGSQSEGQSKTKQESAWLFRLWYTFDHNYLKPILTHSGPPLTSTLPACCGPLARCLTSPQAYENHEPLQDNDSDLILNEGDLTLTYGDTSITANGASSSSGLEGSGGSWGVNGKRSDSTSEDALERELDTREHELLSRGTRLVFPMEDHA; the protein is encoded by the exons ATGGAGGCGGCCACAGCACCAAAGCCATGGACATTATATGCATTAGGAGGAAACAGCTCGCTGTTTGCTattataatgttcattttaagcCAGTGTTGTCGGATAAGAGCAGATGACGGCGGCATTGAGGAACTTGCCACGGAGAAAGAGGCAGAGGAAAGTCACAGGCAGGACAGCGTGAATTTACTTACATTCATTTTGCTATTGACACTCACTATCCTCACAATATGGCTCTTCAAACACAGAAGAGTGCGCTTCCTGCACGAAACAGGACTGGCTATGATATACG GTCTGTTGGTGGGTGTTATTTTGCGGTATGGCATCCCCTCCACCAGTTACCATAATAAAACTCCTCCGAGTTGCACTCTGCAGGAGCGTCCTGTCAGCACGGTGCTCCTCAACGTTAGCGGAAAGTTGTTTGAGTACACACTCAAGGGGGAGATCAACCTTAGAGAAATCCACAGTGTGGAGCAGAATGACATGTTGCGCAAG ttgaCCTTTGACCCAGAGGTGTTTTTCAACATTCTGCTACCTCCCATCATATTCCATGCCGGATACAGCCTCAAAAAG AGACACTTCTTCAGAAACTTAGGATCCATCATAACTTATGCTTTCCTGGGAACTGCCATTTCCTGTTTCGTCATTGG aaaccTGATGTATGGCGTAGTGAAAATGATGCAGGTTTTGGGTCAACTCACGGACAAGTTCTACTACACAGACTGCCTCTTCTTTGGTGCTGTAATATCTGCCACCGATCCAG tCACAGTGCTTGCGATCTTTAATGAGCTCCATGCTGATGGTGATCTCTATGCACTGCTGTTTGGAGAGAGTGTTATGAACGATGCAGTCGCCATAGTCCTTTCATC GTCAATTATGGCGTATCAGCCTGCAGGAGCCAACACGCATACATTCGATGCCTCTGCCTTCTTCAAATCGGTGGGCATCTTCTTGGGCATCTTCAGTGGCTCTTTCGCTATGGGTGCAGTCACTGGAGTAGTCACTGCCCTC GTGACAAAATTCACCAAGCTGCACTGCTTCCCTCTGCTGGAGACTGCTCTGTTCTTCCTCATGTCTTGGAGTACTTTTCTACTGGCTGAAGCTTGTGGATTCACAG GTGTTGTCGCTGTGCTGTTTTGTGGAATCACACAGGCCCATTATACCTACAACAATCTGTCGGAGGAGTCAACTAAACGCACTAAACAG TTGTTTGAGGTGCTGCACTTCCTAGCAGAGAACTTCATCTTCTCATACATGGGCCTGGCACTCTTCACCTTTCAGAAGCACGTCTTCAGCCCCATTTTCATATTTGGAGCCTTT ATAGCCATCTTTATCGGCAGGGCCTTGAACATCTACCCTCTGTCTTTCCTGATTAACCTGGGCCGAAGACACAAAATCAGAGGAAACTTTCAGCACATGATGATGTTTGCAG GGCTGCGAGGGGCAATGGCATTCGCTCTGGCTATCCGTGACACCGCTACGTACGCCCGGCAAATGATGTTCACTACGACCCTGCTCATTGTGTTCTTCACAGTTTGGGTGTGTGGAGGAGGCACCACGCCAATGCTGTCCTGGCTACATATCAG agtTGGAGTGGACCCTGATCAGGATCTTCAGCCATGTGGGGACAGCTTCCAGGTCCTTCAGGGA GATGGAAGCCAGTCAGAAGGACAGAGCAAGACCAAGCAAGAGAGCGCCTGGCTCTTTAGACTCTGGTATACTTTTGATCACAA TTACTTGAAGCCTATCCTGACCCATAGCGGGCCCCCTTTGACCTCCACTCTGCCGGCCTGCTGCGGTCCGCTAGCTCGATGTCTGACCAGCCCCCAGGCCTATGAG AACCACGAGCCGCTGCAAGACAATGACTCAGACCTCATCCTGAACGAAGGAGACCTGACGCTGACCTATGGCGACACGTCCATCACAGCCAACGGGGCCTCGTCCTCCTCCGGCCTCGAAGGATCGGGCGGAAGCTGGGGTGTGAACGGCAAACGCAGCGACAGCACATCGGAGGATGCTCTGGAGCGAGAACTGGACACGCGTGAACATGAGCTCTTGAGCCGCGGCACACGTCTTGTTTTCCCCATGGAGGACCACGCTTGA